Sequence from the Muntiacus reevesi chromosome 17, mMunRee1.1, whole genome shotgun sequence genome:
ttttttaatttttttttccatttatttttattagttggaggctaattactttacaatattgtagtggtttttgccatacattgacatgaatcagccatggatttacatgtgttccccatcctgaacccccctcccacctgtccTTTTTTTACTTCAAAGTTTATAGAAAAGCATTTATTGAAGGCCCACTGTGTATAAGAATTTGCCCTaagttctgagaaaaaaaaaatagcaaacggTTTTACTGAGATTTATATACCATTTAAATTTCTCAAACTCctggaaatacagagaaaaataactttaaattttaaaacacaataaTCTTGAAATTGCAAAAGTAGATCATTGAATGAGAATAATTGAATATATGGcacattaaaaaatgcaaattgcaGCTCAAAGTATATTTATAAACCTTCAAAATTTCTTGTGCAGGGAAACCCATTTCCCTGCTTCAGTTCAATTGCTTAATCTGCCAAAATTAGATTAGCAAAAGCATTAATGTGTGTTTGAAGTATGGAAATCCAATATTTTGACAAATTTTaaccagatgagaaaaataagtaCCAACCCTTGCACCTGCCTGAGACCTTTGCCATTTAGGTTCATAGTTCTTACCCCTGGTTTGCTGATTCCCGGCTTATTTTTCCTGTAGAATTTGTTAAATGAGTTTCCCTCGTGCAATAAATTGACCTGAAAGATCACAGCAGTTTGCTTTGGAAACCAAATGAACACTTTCAAGTCTCTTGGTATCTTGTGATACAACTCATTCGTAACCATTTTTTGGAGTAtggaaatatttaggaaaattagTAAAGTAGATATCACATGCATAATTTGACTCAGAGAGTCACTCacatttttgctttttggctTTGAAATCACTGGAAGGGGAAATaaacagaaagaggagagaggagaaaatggtaTAGGAACAGATGTTTCTGAGATGAGATGGATGTGGTGGCTGAGAAGTTGGGCACATTAAAAGCCTTGGTTTCAGACCGTAGCTCCTACAACCTGCAGGTCTGAGGCTTTTGCAGAGGGCTGATTGATGGTATTTGCCATCTTGGGATGACTGGTTCAAGCTTTGAGATTGACTGATCAGTGAACCAATTTAGATATGGGCCCCTTGGCTCAGAAATTGCACAAAGGACGATGGCAGCAGTGAGTAGAGTAAATTTGATGAGATGTCAGGATTCTCTTAAAACACTGGTCTTGGCTTTCTGTGCAGCCTTGGATTGAATACCATTGAATTCCACCTGGGGGAAACAAGAGATCATGATagaagaatcccttagaggatgCAACTGACCTGGCTTCAGATGCTTCAGATAACaggtcaaaaaaaggaaaaaaaggttcatctgtaccatttttctagatgccacatataagcgatattatacgatatttgtttttccctttctgacttcactctgtacgaCAGTGTCTAGGTCTATCTACATCTCAGCAAACAGcactatttccttcctttttataacatatatacactactatgtatcaAATAGATAACTGAGaactgactgtatagcacagggaactctatattCAGTGTCCATGATGACCTACATtggaaagctattttaaaaagaagggatatctatatctatatatctatacctatttatctatatctatctatctatctatctatctgattcactttgctgtccaggagaaactaacatttacaacactgtaaagcaactatactccagttaaaaaaaaaaacaaccaagaacaaaggaaaacaaagtgaaagCTCTAGATCTATGAGAATACAATCATCTTGCCTTTTAAGAACTCCCACCTAAAGTTATTCTAGTTGGGTACATTACAATACAAAGCTTTGAAACTGTAAAACAAAATAGCTTTCAAACTCAGTTGACAAAAGCTATGCAATTGCCTTTCACTATGTAGAAGTTTCTGAAATGTTAGCTGTTTGGAGACTTCCTAATAATCATCCCTCAGTTTTACCCAGGTCATGAGCTATTCAAAGGGCTGAATCCACAGAGTTGTTTAAATGTGTAAGTGCTTCTTAGGAATGGAGGCATGTCCTTGACCTCATTTAATTTTCCCCCAATTATAAGTACATGTGCACTgtagaaaatgtggaaaatacacagaagtacaaagTAAGTGACAATACTGTCTAGTAACTCCCCCAGTTGTATGGGGGAGAACACCAAGAACATTTCTTTAAAGGCAGCAAAACATATGACTCTTTGGAAATTTGAGAAAACGGCAGTCTTTTTCAATTGGGAGTAATTTTGTTCCCCAACCTAAGGACATTAGATAATGCCCCAAaccattttttattattgaattataagaatgacttatatatattttgaaaatgaatcctttatcagatattcTTCCAGTTTTTGACTTTTCATTCTTCTAACAGAAtatctttcttattaaaaaatttttttggctgcaccacatggcttaCCCCaataagggatcaaacccacaccctatgcgttggaaggcaaagtcttaaccactagactgccagggaagtccccagaaacatttttattgttacaACTTAGAAGATATTACTGGGATGAAGTGAGTATAAGCCAGAGATGTGCTAACCATCCTAGAATACATAAAATAGCCCTATATAACAAAGAATTATCCTGTCAAAGTGTCAGTAGTGTTGACAAACTGTTGATAAAACAATCAAAAGCCTAAGTTCTGATTGTATTTGTTTTGTGTCAGCGTGAAATGGCAGACTTTCCATGTTAGAAAACTGTTCTTCCTACAACATTGTAATTATTCTAGGTCCTTGACCCAACCAAGAGATATATATTGTCAAGATTTTGCTGTATAAGCTTCCAGGCTTTTATGTGCAGAGTTTTTATGATGAGCTTACTAGAGGCCTACCTGTACACCTTGAGGAAGAGAAGAGCAGTCACTGAAAGCTAATATTTCATGGCTCTGGGGCGTGGAGGGGCTTGGCCCCTTTCCTCTTTGATAAGAAAGGGGCTCTTGATTGGCACAGGTCAGAGTCAGAGGGAACTTGGGATTCGGAGAGGGGATGAAGGTTACATCGGTTGAACAAAGCTCAAGTAACCCTATTAAAACCAGCACCCCAGCAGACATGACCCCAGATTCTCGTCCTCTCTCTCAACTGACTTTgatttcctctcatttttttctcctcttccattttcatAGACAATTTTAGAGTTTCACTTTGTGGATTTTTATACATAAGTGGTATACTACACATATTGTTTTGTCCATGAATTTTTTTCTgcccaacaatttaaaaaatattttttcatgttaacagagTGATCTGTTCATTCTAAGTATTGCATAGCAATCCAGGAACTGAATATATCATAGTTTAACAGTTACCTATAGACATTTAGATCATTTCCAGTTACTGTCCTATCAAACATAATGTTGCAATAACCTTGGTACATGCTTTTTTGTGTTACATGTATTTCTCTGCAGTAGCTTCCAAGAAATGAATTGCTTTGTAGAAAATTgagctcatttaaaattttaactgaaaTTCACAAATTGTCTCAAAAAAGCCAAACCAATCTAAACTGTCATTAGAAAATGTATGAGTTCCCATTTTCCCGCATAGTCACTAACACTTGCTATTACAAAACTCTTGTAATTTTTAGAGATCTGAtgggttaaaaatatttttgtaatttgaatttctttgatATTTACTCTTAGGTTGAGcagtttttcatgtttttagGTTAAGTCATTTATATCTCCTCTTCTGAAAATTACCTTTACATCTCCTTtaacaattttgtttctttttgatagTTGGTCTTTGAAAAACTTAGTTTTCTAGAAGTCATTTATTCTGggaagatattaatattttttctgttatttatttccaattattttcaCTCAGTTTATCCatcatctttttaattttggggttatcattcatttcataaattttaaaatattgatatattcaaATTTATCTGTTATTTCCTTTATAATCTTGCCTTTTGGATGTTAAAGAGGCCTActttcttttaagtttaatatatgtccttcaatattttcttctaaaattttcatcatttggatttttgtttctttaattcatGTGGACAAGGCTGGGTTTCTGGACATGAAACCTATGTGATTGCACAGAGCCCTACACTTAGAAGAAAATTATCTATTAATTTTTTGTGAGGATGTGAATGATGTGAATGAGGCAGTATATAGATTTCTTTAGGAATGCATGCTCTGTAGTTAAACACTCGCATTCGAATTAGCCAGCACTGCTTAGCTGTGTAACATCATGTAAATTTCTCCTCAGATTTCTCATCCTTAAATTGGGAATAGTGACAAGATCCAGCTCAAATCATTGTTTTACTGATGTGATGTAATCCAGGTAAAGCCCTTAGTAAAGAATCTAACATGTAGTAAATGCTCATTCAATGTTTGCTCTTATGTAAGTTTTccgagaaggggagggtgggatgtttcgaaagaacagcatgtatattatctgtggtgaaacagaccaccagcccaggtgggaggcatgagtcaagtgctcgggcctgttgggctgggaagatccagaggaatcgggtggagagggaggtgggatgggagaccaggatggggaattcgtgtaactctatggctgattcatatcaatgtatgacaaaacccactgaaaaaaataaaaataaaaaaatttaaaaaaaaaaaaataaaaaaaataaagatttttaaagtgtCGTGACTTACCTTTAATAAGGATCTCTTTTATACAGTACTGTCCAGGTTTTGTTCTGCAGGTTCCAAAGTCCAAAAGACATCCATGAAAGGGGATTGAGAGGTTGCATTGTCTACAAATCACACCTCCAACAGCTCAAGTACAGGATAGGATAAATAAGGGGAAAATAGAGATAGAtatcagagagggaaaaaaagacagagaaaagaataATCCAAAAATGAAgtagtgattttaattttaaaaaataaacaatattttataaattgattCTAAAAACTcatataaatttcaaatattttattttgggaaTTTAATGGGGTGAATTTTATAACATATGCAACATTAAAAAAGTGGAAGCACTCTGAACGAATTAAAAATGAAGCCAGGTGGGCTAAACAACTTAGTTGGTTAAAATAAATTCAGGAACTCAGAGCCTAATTAAATTAAACCAAAGTTTATTTAGCCAGAATATTTAATTGCAGCCATATATTCACTGCTAGGCCTTTGTTTCAATGTTTAAGGCAGTACATTGCATGTAGTGGGTTCTCTGTGAGCATTTATTGCTTAATGTTtgggtattgttgttgtttagttgctaagttgtatccaactgtttttcaaccccatggactgtagcctgccaggctcttctgttcatgggatttcccaggcaagaattttggagtgggttgctgtttccttctccaggggatcttcctgacccagggatcaaacttgggtctcctgcactgtaggcagctcctttaccgttgagccataagggaagccctgtTTGCACATTGGTAGATTCTAACTCAAGTTCTGTGGAGGCTGTGAAAATCATTTTATCTTGGCTTAAAAGAGTTATTTATTTTGGTTATGTAGAAGTAGCCCAGAAACTCTTGAACTTAATCAACATAGGTGAGATTGGAAGACATTAACTGGAATATCCCTTTTCAAATCTGACTATGCATCAGATTTACTTAAGCAGTTAAAATGAACACAGATTTCCACAGCCTCCACAGCACCTAAGTTAGAATGGagtggggcccaggaatctgtattttaggTGCCCAGAAACAGTGGAGGACTTTAGATTTGAATGAAGATGTCTGGACCAGtttttgagaagcactggttcTACTGAATTCAGGAGTCTCCTCTGTAATAACCCCTGCAGGAAGCCTTGGCTTATGATGGAGAGCtcattatcataaaaaaaaaagccccccccccccaaaaaaaagctcAGATTGTTAAAGGATTCTTCAGAAATTGAACTAAAATTTGTCTTATGTTCATTGTTCCAATCTTTTAATATATGAAAACCATTGCCATTCCACTCCTATTCACTGATTAACTCCAAAGaaacatttatgaaatattttgtgcaaagtatttttaaaataatctttaaaaaatatttatttatttagtgctcCAggttttagctgcagcatgtggagtcttcagTCTTCCTTGTGGTATGTGGAATATTTAGTTGCGCCATGCAAACTCTTAGGTGCAACATGTAGGACCTATCgtttccagggatggaacctgagccccctgctttgggagcttggaatcttagccgctggaccactgGGGTAGTCCTGTgcaatgtattttatatttctgacaTACTGGGAGTTGGAAGAGatcatttttaatagaaattagtCTGGCTAATGAGGCTAATTAATCTCTGTTGACCACTCTCTCCAGTTTCAAACTCTTCTCAAGACATTTTGGTTTATTTGGTTCACACTGGTACTCTCCCTGAGCATGACAAACTTTCAATCTATAATCAATGATCaaccaacaaatattttttaaagaacttagtTTCTGCCAAGAAGCCTGTTAAGCAATTTACATGCATTAGCCCAGTCATTTCCCACAACTAACCTTTCAGGCAGGTATAGTTTTCTACGTTTCACacaaaaggaaactgaggtcatAAAATTTTAAGTAGTTCACTCCAGAGGCAGAGACAGGAGTTAAAAAAGGTCTATTTGAATCCAAACCCCTTGTTTTGAGCAAATACTCCATGTCCCTGAAGCTGGCTACCTTTGTGTATCTCAAACCTTCTGCTGTCACCCTTCTTGCTGGAGATTTTGAGTCTTCCAAGATTCAAGATCAGTTACCTGCCCAGAGTACTAGAGCTGCTTGCTTCTTCAAGTCATGCCCATGTGAATTTTCCTCCTGGATTCGTGAGTTCTCAAATCACAATTTGTCCTTAGAGATCCACTGCAAGGCTCAGTGGGCCCGCATGCTGGGGAGCTTACATGATGCTGGATCTTTCTCTGTCATGGGTGAAATGGGTGGTCCAGCAGCTAGACCTAAGGCCCCTGGACTGTTTTTCTGGATGAGAtctgttctagtttctttctctctctccttccttctgatTCCACACCCGACATTGATAACCCTCTTCCTAAAAACTTGGCCCTGATATTCTTTACTATAACTGAAGACAATGCCTTAACTTTTAGGCTTTTTTTGACGGTGCTTGTTCCATCACATGACTACTCATCAACATATTCACAGATCCCATACCCTTTCTTCCAGTCTCTTTTTGTCTGAAAATGTATTGTTGGTTTTATTAATATAACTACACATGATATATTCCAATTTGACAACTAAATTCGAAGTTTCAGGTTTTATATCAAATTAGTAGTTTCCTCACACGATTAATTCTGAAGTATGCTACTTTATGACCTTATTGTGGGGAAAACCTAACAGTCTATATTTAATTATtcaaatgcatattaaaaatatatatgtaatttcctAAACATTATAAATCACAGTGATGGTGacctttttaaaataaccatCCTTGCTTCATGGGCACTCCTTACTTCATAATTTCTCTCTATGCTGAATCCTCTTCTTTAACCCTCACATCTTTTCTATGTATCCAACAAAATTAATACAATCCCCTGcctgaataatttttttcatgataaCCAAAAGACAGGAAAACTGTTCTCTTGAAAGTTTTCACCTATTCCAGTGTCCCCCTGCACATTCTTTACAGAAGAGGAATATGAAGACTTCAAATACAGCAGAGACCCTAGCAGTTTGAGTTTGCTCCTATACTCTGCAAGGGATAATCAGAACTCTATTGTGAATTGTATTTAGTAATGAGGGCAGTGTGGGAAGCAGAGGCTACAAATAGGTGGTCCAGCAGCTAGACCTGGTTTGTTTAACTCGGGCCATATTTATAAAGGCTTCCTGCCTAGTTTGGTTAGTTCCAGCTTAATGATAGTAATAGCAACTTCTGGGCCACCATCTACCAACTCCGTGTgctcatatataaaatgagaaataatagcACTTAACTCTTAGGATTGTGGCACGGATTCAGTGCACTAATACAAATATTTAGACCAGTACCTGGCATATAGGAAGTGATGAATAAATGTTAgctccgggttcaatccctgggttgggaagatcccctggagaagggaaaggctacccacttcagtattctggcctggagaattccatggactgtattacaGTCcaggggcttgcaaagagtcggacacaactgagcgactttcactttcttactaTTAAGGGTTTACTTAAACTTTGCTATAAACACCTTAAATACTTTATTTAAGACCACCCTCCACTTATAATTTTGCAATTTCTTGagtaatttttcctctttttgattTATGTGTTCTTAATGACTTACCACCGAAGAGgcagaaaaagataaaagcacCGTTGAAGACAGGCCTCATTCTAAGATTTCTAGCCAAAATGAAGATGGAAGGAAAGACATGTACCACCATTAAATCTAAGCAGTAAAGCTGTACATTTGTTAGCTATTATAAAATGGGAAATGACtaaagtttcatttatttcattaagaaggtataaataaattcactttgtGAAGGAAAAACAATGTATTTGTAAAAAATTCACTGTAAACATCTCCTAGTTTCAGAACATTTTAAGTTTAAGTGTCTTCTTATCAAATGCCGTTCCCACCCTCAATAATTTCCCTGAATTACAAAACTAGGAAATGAAGTAGATAATGTTTCTAGAATAATATActgttaaaaatacttttaactaTTAggcaaaaatttttatatatgcttCTTCACAAACTAATGCTTTCATTGCAAATGATCATATTTATAAGGAAACATGATAGTTAacaatagttaatatttattaaaatgaagggaaagaaaTTGTCAGGTTggctaaaataaaacatttcagttATATATGACTTACCTGCCTTCTTCATTAGTATGTTGTGGGAATTCTCTAGGTCTTAACTTCTCTAAAGGATAACAGGAAAAATTTCTGGTGTAATAGTTTGTTATAACTGAAGCCAGCAAGGCAGGTCTCTGATCCTCTAGATTCTAAACAGTTTAAACAGTAAAAATTGCCCAAGTAAACAGACATAAAAATTTTCACCTGAACTGTCTGATCTATATGGAACTTAATTGCTTTATTTATGAAATTAACCTAATAAAACTAAGTCAGGTACCAGTTAAACAAATTAACTATAAATTTGGCTAATAATTTCTAAGTTCCCTATGCTACAGATTAGTTCACATACACATAGCCATATGagcatttttttctgttcattaCATAAAGTACTCGatcttgatattaaaaaaataccatATAATCTTTACAGTAGAACTTGACACATTCAGAAAGCTATTTGgtttttagaaatgtttatttctgaagTAATACATAGTTCCAAGTTAGTACAATCTTTTTGAAGCagattaaaatataatatgaagACTGTTGAAATCACTTTGGAACATGTTCCCACCAAATTGAGTGTCTACCCCAAATGTAACCATATTAAATATGTTGGGTGTCTTTTTTATTCTGAGCATTTTTATAATGTATCTGTAATTTGGGAATATGTATAATATTACTTTTTGTAAAAATAGTATCATATACTacatataattttttcctttgtgtttcactcaaaaatatgtttaaaatcttTTGAGGTCAGTCTTTAAAActacttctttttttcattgctaTATAATATTTTTGTTATGGACCTACTATATTTATTTAGCCATTCCCTggttgattgggcttccctggtgtctcagacagtgaagaatctgcctgcaatgtgggagacctgggttcaatccctgggttgggaagatcacctggagaaggaattggctacCCCCTCcactgttctggcctggagaatttcatggactatacagtccatggcgtcgcacagagttggacatgactgagcgactttctcttttgctttcacttttcctgGTTAAtggcacatcagttcagttcagtcgctcagtcttgtctgactctttgcaaccccatgaactgcagcatgccaggccatcaccaactctcagagtccacccaaacccatgtccattggtttggtgatgccatccaaccatcttatcctctgtcgtccccttctcctcctaccctcaatctttcccagcatcagggtcttttcaaatgagtcagctcttcgcatcaggtggccaaagtattggagtttcagcttcagcctcagtccttccagtgaacacccaggactgatctcctttaggatggactggtttgatttccttgcagtctgagggatgatcaagagtcttctccaacaccacagatcaaaacatcaattcttcagtgctcagctttctttatagtccaattctcacatcgatacatgaccactggaaaaaccatagccttgactagatggacctttgttggcaaagtaatgtctctgcttttttaactttttaaagttaataagttgaccataactttccttccaaggagtgagcgtcttttaatttcatggctgcagtcaccatctgcagtgattttggaaccccccaaaataaagtcatccactgtttccactgttttcccatctagttgccaagaagtgatgggacaggatgccatgatcttagttttctgaatgttgacctttaagccaactttttcactgtcctctttcactttcatcaagaggctctttagttcttcactttctgccataaaggtagtgtcatctgcatatctgaagttattgatatttctcccggcaatcttgattccaacttgtgcttcatccagcccagcgtttctcatgatgtactctgcttataagttaagtaagcagggtgacaatatacagccttgacatactccttttcttatttggaaccagtctgttgttccatgtccagttctaactgttgcttcctgaccggcatacaggtttctcaagaggcaggtcaggtggtctggtattcccatctctttcagaattttccacagtttattgtgatccacacagtcaaagacttttgcatagtcaataaagcagaaatagatgtttttctggaactctcttgctttttcgatgatccagcggatgttggcaatttgatctctggttcctctgccttttctaaagtcagcttgaacatctggaagcttatggttcacatattgctgaagcctggcttggagaattttgagcattactttactagtgtgtgagatgagtgcaatcgtgcagtagtttgagcattctttgggattgcctttctttgggattggaatgaaaactgaccttttccaatcctgtggccactgctgagttttccaaatttgctggcgtattgagtgcagcactttcacagcatcatcttttaggatttgaaatagctcaactgt
This genomic interval carries:
- the C17H9orf57 gene encoding uncharacterized protein C9orf57 homolog, producing MKKAAVGGVICRQCNLSIPFHGCLLDFGTCRTKPGQYCIKEILIKGGIQWYSIQGCTESQDQCFKRILTSHQIYSTHCCHRPLCNF